In Cupriavidus basilensis, the following proteins share a genomic window:
- a CDS encoding Bug family tripartite tricarboxylate transporter substrate binding protein: protein MKPVHTFKLACLAACCLAVPAGSALAQAYPTHPIQMVIPFPPGGATDVIGRLLAKKLGDHLGQTVVIDNRPGAGTIVGAGLVAKAAPDGYTLLVSSGTTFTVNPAIHPKLPYDPLKSFEPIGLTGRTGLILLANRDVPVNNLKQLAAAVKASPGKFSYGSFGTGTTAQFAGEMLLNDLGIKMLHVPYRGSSPAMTDLIGGQIPFSVDTVSAAVPQIRAGKVKAIAVTTAKRSSLLPDVPTVAESGYPGTDMDTWLAVVAPRGLAPEVKAKLEKALAATMADPDTRKKLLDNGFEPSYGTGAEVTALITKELPRMRAIAQRANITAD from the coding sequence ATGAAACCCGTCCATACCTTCAAGCTTGCATGCCTGGCCGCCTGTTGCCTGGCGGTGCCCGCCGGCAGCGCGCTGGCCCAGGCCTACCCCACGCACCCGATCCAGATGGTGATCCCCTTCCCGCCCGGCGGCGCGACCGATGTGATCGGCCGGCTGCTGGCCAAGAAGCTCGGCGACCACCTGGGCCAGACCGTGGTGATCGACAACCGGCCGGGCGCCGGCACCATCGTGGGCGCCGGCCTGGTGGCCAAGGCCGCGCCGGATGGCTACACGCTGCTGGTCAGCTCGGGCACCACATTCACGGTCAATCCGGCCATCCATCCCAAGCTGCCTTATGACCCGCTCAAGAGCTTCGAGCCGATCGGGCTGACCGGGCGCACCGGCCTGATCCTGCTGGCCAACCGCGATGTGCCGGTCAACAACCTCAAGCAGCTCGCCGCGGCGGTGAAGGCATCCCCCGGAAAATTCTCCTACGGCTCGTTCGGCACGGGTACCACCGCGCAGTTCGCCGGCGAAATGCTGCTGAACGATCTTGGCATCAAGATGCTGCACGTGCCCTACCGCGGCAGCTCGCCGGCCATGACCGACCTGATCGGCGGCCAGATCCCATTCTCGGTGGATACCGTCTCGGCCGCCGTGCCGCAGATCCGCGCCGGCAAGGTCAAGGCCATTGCGGTCACCACTGCCAAGCGCTCATCCCTGCTGCCCGACGTGCCCACCGTGGCGGAAAGCGGATACCCGGGTACCGATATGGATACCTGGCTGGCGGTGGTGGCGCCGCGCGGCCTGGCGCCCGAGGTGAAGGCGAAGCTGGAAAAGGCGCTGGCCGCGACCATGGCCGACCCGGACACGCGCAAGAAGCTGCTGGACAATGGCTTCGAGCCGTCATACGGCACGGGCGCGGAGGTGACCGCGCTGATCACCAAGGAACTGCCGCGCATGCGCGCCATTGCGCAACGTGCCAACATCACGGCGGACTGA
- a CDS encoding PaaI family thioesterase, protein MSDSNYFTRMQRGLASAPAVAGLLGGVVRVADLVAGTLESDYIATRAFLNPAGQVQGGMLGAMLDDVTAMLVTATLADGEFCTTLNLNLSFLRPAQAGPLLGRARLERRGRNVCNVVGELRQDGQVVAIATAICMLVRPA, encoded by the coding sequence ATGAGCGACAGCAACTATTTCACGCGCATGCAGCGCGGGCTAGCATCCGCGCCGGCTGTCGCCGGACTGCTTGGAGGCGTAGTCCGCGTCGCCGACCTGGTGGCGGGCACGCTGGAATCCGACTACATTGCCACCCGCGCATTCCTCAATCCGGCCGGTCAGGTGCAGGGCGGCATGCTGGGCGCCATGCTGGACGACGTGACCGCGATGCTGGTCACCGCGACGCTGGCCGACGGCGAGTTCTGCACCACGCTGAACCTGAATCTCTCCTTCCTGAGGCCGGCACAGGCCGGCCCGCTGCTAGGGCGGGCGCGCCTGGAGCGGCGCGGTCGCAACGTCTGCAACGTGGTAGGGGAACTGCGGCAGGACGGCCAGGTGGTAGCAATCGCGACGGCTATCTGCATGTTGGTCCGGCCAGCGTGA
- a CDS encoding 4-carboxy-4-hydroxy-2-oxoadipate aldolase/oxaloacetate decarboxylase: MAEHDAASTTIREFVRVSPKVVEAARALPTATLHEAGGKIGVIPPAIKPVAPGFRICGPALTVHSPGGDNLWLHRALDIAQPGDVLVVHVSGAYEHGYWGEIMTTAAKVKQLGGLVIDGCVRDGVLLEEIGFPVFARGLCIRGTGKDYGAIGWLNAPVLIGGARVEAGDLVVGDRDGVVVVSRARAGEVVDKAQDREATEAAILKRVGAGEATMRIYGFH; the protein is encoded by the coding sequence ATGGCGGAACACGACGCAGCCAGCACCACGATTCGTGAATTCGTGCGGGTCAGCCCCAAAGTTGTCGAAGCCGCGCGGGCGCTGCCCACTGCGACGCTGCACGAGGCCGGTGGCAAGATCGGGGTGATCCCGCCGGCCATCAAACCCGTGGCGCCGGGTTTCCGTATCTGCGGCCCGGCACTGACCGTCCATTCGCCCGGCGGCGACAACCTATGGCTGCACCGCGCCCTCGATATCGCCCAACCCGGCGACGTGCTGGTGGTGCACGTGAGCGGCGCCTACGAGCACGGCTACTGGGGCGAGATCATGACCACCGCAGCCAAGGTGAAGCAGCTTGGTGGGCTGGTCATCGACGGATGTGTGCGTGATGGCGTGTTGCTGGAGGAAATCGGCTTCCCGGTGTTCGCACGCGGCCTGTGTATCCGCGGCACGGGCAAGGACTATGGCGCGATCGGCTGGCTTAATGCGCCGGTGCTGATCGGCGGCGCCCGCGTGGAAGCCGGCGACCTGGTCGTGGGGGACCGGGACGGTGTAGTTGTGGTGTCGCGCGCCCGCGCCGGGGAGGTCGTAGACAAGGCCCAGGACCGCGAGGCCACTGAAGCCGCCATTCTCAAGCGGGTGGGGGCGGGCGAGGCCACCATGCGGATTTACGGCTTTCACTGA
- a CDS encoding D-serine ammonia-lyase — MNPSTAAGPHAAAALRASLAAATPLLWCNPARAVTPPPVQAAGEHSISLADVEAAQARFARFAPLLSALFPELAGTHGVIESPLVAVPSMQTALGLPHSQGRLWVKADHSLPVAGSIKARGGIHEVLEFAENLALRHGLVGPGRNEPEHYLALREPAARALFGRYQVAVGSTGNLGLSIGVMASALGFRAAVHMSSDAKAWKKARLRNRGVEVVEHAGDYEDAVAAGRRQAQQDEFTYFVDDERSLSLLLGYSAAALHLRQQLAAHAIRVDAEHPLFVYLPCGVGGAPAGITFGMRQLFGPHVHCVFAEPVQSPCFLVQMMAGAGNPSVYDFGLSNSTQADGLAVPRASELAAGVMRPLLSGVFTVADDTLFEHLALAWRTQGLRIEPSAAAGFSGPRMLCESPAGRDYLARHQLEAMMPQATHLVWTTGGLFVPPAEYQGFLDKAAALAA, encoded by the coding sequence CTGGCCGCCGCCACGCCGTTGCTCTGGTGCAATCCGGCGCGCGCCGTGACGCCGCCGCCCGTCCAGGCCGCAGGCGAACACAGCATTAGTCTAGCTGATGTCGAGGCCGCACAGGCGCGCTTTGCCCGCTTTGCCCCGCTGCTATCGGCGCTGTTTCCCGAGCTGGCCGGAACCCATGGCGTCATCGAGTCGCCCCTGGTGGCCGTGCCATCGATGCAGACGGCCCTCGGGCTGCCACACAGCCAGGGCAGGCTGTGGGTCAAGGCAGACCACAGCCTGCCGGTCGCAGGTTCCATCAAGGCGCGCGGCGGCATCCACGAGGTGCTGGAGTTTGCCGAGAACCTGGCGCTGCGCCATGGCCTGGTTGGCCCTGGCCGCAACGAGCCCGAGCATTACCTGGCACTGAGGGAGCCCGCGGCGCGCGCCTTGTTCGGGCGCTACCAGGTGGCGGTGGGTTCCACCGGCAACCTTGGCCTGAGCATTGGCGTGATGGCCTCGGCGTTGGGTTTTCGCGCGGCCGTGCATATGTCGTCGGATGCAAAGGCATGGAAGAAGGCGCGGCTGCGCAACCGTGGCGTGGAAGTCGTGGAGCATGCCGGCGACTACGAGGACGCCGTCGCCGCCGGCCGCCGCCAGGCGCAGCAGGACGAGTTCACCTACTTCGTGGACGACGAGCGCTCTCTGTCGCTGCTGCTCGGCTACAGCGCCGCGGCGCTGCACCTGCGCCAGCAACTGGCAGCGCACGCGATCCGCGTCGATGCCGAGCACCCGCTCTTCGTCTACCTGCCTTGCGGCGTGGGCGGCGCGCCGGCCGGCATCACCTTCGGCATGCGGCAATTGTTTGGGCCGCACGTGCACTGCGTGTTTGCCGAGCCGGTCCAGTCGCCCTGCTTCCTGGTGCAGATGATGGCTGGCGCAGGCAATCCGTCCGTCTATGACTTTGGCCTGAGCAACAGCACGCAGGCCGACGGGCTAGCCGTGCCGCGCGCTTCGGAGCTGGCCGCTGGCGTCATGCGCCCGCTGCTGTCCGGCGTGTTCACGGTGGCGGACGATACCCTGTTCGAGCACCTGGCCCTGGCATGGCGCACGCAAGGTCTGCGCATCGAGCCCTCGGCCGCGGCCGGCTTCAGCGGGCCGCGCATGCTGTGCGAGAGCCCGGCGGGGCGCGACTACCTGGCCCGGCACCAGCTCGAAGCCATGATGCCGCAAGCCACGCATCTGGTGTGGACCACCGGCGGGCTGTTCGTGCCGCCAGCGGAGTACCAAGGCTTTCTGGACAAGGCGGCCGCGCTAGCGGCCTGA
- a CDS encoding amidase: MTQTDSLLAQSAVALRRLIGSKEISPVELLEACIARIEAVNPFINAITATCYERAREEARAAERAVLDGAPLGLLHGLPLGVKDLEATAGLLTTYGSPLYRDNVPSADNVLVARLRAAGAIVTGKTNIPEMGAGANSRNAVWGATGNPFNPNLNAGGSSGGSAAALATDMLPVCTGSDTGGSLRIPAAKCGVVGFRPSPGVVPSSRKLLGWTPISVVGPMGRTVADACLQLAASAGVSASDPLTYALDPMSFLLPANVDLGSLRVGWTEDFGVCAVDNQIRQVFRDKIAAMRHLFRSCDEIQFDLGDAHRCFDVLRAESFVAGTREAYQRDPQSLGPNTRANYEMGAAMSLSDSAWAQAEQTRILGRFQAAFEDYDVILSPTTPVSPFPWTNLYAETINGEKQENYYRWLAPTYVVTLTTHPAISLPCGLDHAGMPFGLQVVGRFRADHHTLGVAHAMEQAFAGSAALRRPLPRLDQLRAAQPGLKSIVTAPPVLDGSSGGAASVSAV, from the coding sequence ATGACCCAGACCGATAGCCTGCTTGCTCAATCCGCCGTGGCGCTGCGCCGCCTGATCGGCAGCAAGGAAATCTCGCCGGTTGAACTGCTTGAGGCGTGCATCGCCCGCATTGAGGCGGTCAACCCCTTTATCAACGCCATCACCGCCACCTGCTACGAGCGCGCCCGCGAAGAAGCCCGCGCGGCCGAGCGCGCCGTGCTCGACGGCGCGCCGCTGGGCCTGCTGCACGGCCTGCCGCTGGGCGTGAAGGACCTGGAGGCCACGGCCGGACTGCTCACCACCTATGGCTCGCCGCTGTACCGCGACAACGTGCCCAGCGCCGACAACGTGCTGGTGGCCCGGCTGCGCGCGGCCGGCGCCATCGTCACCGGCAAGACCAACATCCCGGAGATGGGCGCGGGCGCCAATTCGCGCAACGCGGTGTGGGGCGCCACCGGCAACCCCTTCAACCCCAACCTGAATGCGGGGGGATCCTCGGGCGGCTCCGCTGCCGCGCTGGCGACCGACATGCTGCCGGTCTGCACCGGTTCAGACACCGGCGGCTCACTGCGCATCCCCGCGGCCAAATGCGGCGTGGTGGGCTTCCGCCCGTCGCCTGGCGTGGTGCCGAGCTCGCGCAAGCTGCTGGGCTGGACGCCCATCTCCGTAGTCGGCCCGATGGGCCGCACCGTGGCCGATGCCTGCCTGCAGCTGGCGGCCTCGGCCGGCGTTTCGGCCAGCGACCCGCTCACCTATGCGCTCGACCCGATGTCGTTCCTGCTGCCCGCCAATGTCGACCTGGGCTCGCTGCGGGTGGGCTGGACCGAGGATTTCGGCGTGTGCGCGGTCGACAACCAGATCCGGCAGGTCTTTCGCGACAAGATCGCCGCCATGCGGCACCTGTTCCGCAGTTGCGACGAGATCCAGTTCGACCTGGGCGACGCGCACCGCTGCTTCGACGTGCTGCGCGCCGAGAGCTTTGTCGCCGGCACGCGCGAGGCCTATCAGCGCGATCCGCAGAGCCTGGGCCCAAACACGCGCGCCAACTATGAGATGGGCGCGGCGATGTCGCTGAGCGACAGCGCCTGGGCGCAAGCCGAGCAGACGCGCATCCTGGGCCGCTTCCAGGCCGCCTTTGAAGACTACGACGTGATCCTGTCGCCAACCACGCCGGTGTCGCCGTTCCCGTGGACCAACCTCTACGCCGAGACCATCAACGGCGAAAAGCAGGAGAACTACTACCGCTGGCTGGCCCCTACCTATGTGGTCACGCTCACCACCCACCCCGCCATCAGCCTGCCCTGCGGCCTGGACCATGCCGGCATGCCGTTCGGGCTGCAGGTGGTGGGCCGCTTCCGCGCCGATCACCATACGCTGGGCGTGGCGCATGCCATGGAGCAAGCCTTTGCAGGGTCGGCGGCACTGCGCCGTCCGCTGCCGCGGCTGGACCAGTTGCGCGCGGCGCAGCCCGGGCTGAAGTCGATCGTCACCGCGCCGCCGGTGCTGGATGGCTCGTCGGGCGGTGCCGCTTCCGTATCGGCCGTCTAG
- a CDS encoding DSD1 family PLP-dependent enzyme: MTLPDSTSATLQLGACAIVGQPAATIDTPALMLDLDAFERNLAQMQQAADRAGVQLRPHAKAHKCPEIALAQIARGAAGICCQKVSEALPFVQAGVRDIHISNEIAGAAKAALLARLARHARMSVCVDDARQVAALAQAAAQAGSHIGVFVEIDVGQGRCGVADAPAALRLVQAIGAHPQLAFRGLQAYHGGIQHVRDYAARRQAAADAAARTATIVAELAEAGVACATVTGGGTGSVEFDLKSGVYTEIQPGSYVFMDADYGRNDYGGALRFEHSLFIATTVMSVAAATRPSPRVVLDAGLKSMAVDSGLPLVWGANGQDHALAYVAANDEHGIVEPVPGTSAAGLPGLGSQVLLVPGHCDPTLNLYDEIVGVRGQAVDSLWPVSARGLSR; encoded by the coding sequence ATGACGCTCCCCGACTCCACTTCCGCCACCCTGCAGCTTGGCGCCTGCGCCATCGTCGGCCAGCCCGCGGCCACCATCGACACGCCGGCGCTGATGCTCGACCTCGATGCCTTTGAGCGCAACCTGGCGCAGATGCAGCAGGCCGCCGACCGCGCGGGCGTGCAACTGCGCCCGCATGCCAAGGCGCACAAATGCCCGGAGATAGCGCTGGCGCAGATCGCGCGCGGCGCGGCCGGCATCTGCTGCCAGAAGGTCAGCGAGGCGCTGCCGTTCGTGCAGGCGGGCGTCAGGGACATCCATATCAGCAACGAGATTGCCGGGGCGGCCAAGGCCGCGCTGCTGGCCCGCCTGGCGCGGCATGCGCGGATGAGCGTTTGCGTGGATGACGCGCGCCAGGTCGCCGCGCTGGCGCAAGCCGCCGCGCAGGCCGGCAGCCACATCGGGGTGTTCGTCGAGATCGACGTGGGCCAGGGACGCTGCGGCGTGGCCGATGCGCCTGCCGCGCTGCGCCTCGTTCAAGCCATCGGCGCGCACCCGCAACTAGCGTTCCGCGGCTTGCAGGCGTATCACGGCGGCATCCAGCATGTGCGCGATTACGCTGCGCGCCGGCAGGCTGCAGCCGATGCCGCGGCGCGTACCGCCACCATCGTCGCCGAACTGGCCGAGGCCGGCGTGGCTTGCGCCACGGTGACGGGCGGCGGCACCGGCAGCGTGGAGTTCGACCTGAAGAGCGGCGTCTATACCGAAATCCAGCCCGGCTCCTATGTCTTCATGGACGCCGACTACGGCCGCAACGACTACGGCGGCGCGCTGCGTTTCGAGCACAGCCTGTTTATCGCCACCACCGTGATGAGCGTGGCGGCGGCAACGCGGCCCTCGCCGCGCGTCGTGCTGGACGCGGGCCTGAAATCGATGGCGGTGGATTCTGGCCTGCCGCTGGTGTGGGGCGCCAATGGCCAGGACCACGCGCTGGCCTATGTGGCAGCCAACGACGAGCACGGCATCGTCGAGCCCGTGCCCGGCACCAGCGCGGCGGGCCTGCCGGGCCTCGGCAGCCAGGTGCTGCTGGTGCCAGGCCATTGCGACCCCACCCTCAACCTGTACGACGAGATCGTTGGCGTGCGCGGGCAAGCCGTGGACTCGTTGTGGCCGGTGTCGGCGCGCGGGCTGAGCCGCTAG
- a CDS encoding enoyl-CoA hydratase/isomerase family protein, with protein MTETPQGQPPELVVDGHVAVITLRRPDVANRLEPEDLDLLREYLEAVNADTRARVLRIEGQGRHFCSGFNVGRLGGADVGARFEALANALEQVRPVTIAVLHGGVYGGATDLALACDFRFGAAGAEMSVPAARLGLLFYRGGLERYVTRLGLATAKRILLMADKFDAAAMLACGYLDRLEDSQQALHALAAQASENLVGMAPLALLGMKKHLNRIARGELDTAELAQDIAVADASDDLREGALAWRDKRVARFAGR; from the coding sequence ATGACCGAGACCCCGCAAGGACAGCCGCCCGAACTGGTAGTCGACGGGCATGTCGCCGTGATTACGCTGCGCCGGCCCGACGTCGCCAACCGCCTCGAACCCGAAGACCTCGACTTGCTGCGCGAGTACCTGGAGGCGGTGAACGCTGACACCCGGGCCCGGGTGCTGCGTATCGAAGGGCAGGGCCGGCACTTCTGCAGCGGCTTCAATGTCGGCCGCCTCGGCGGGGCCGATGTCGGTGCCCGCTTCGAAGCACTTGCCAACGCGCTGGAGCAGGTGCGGCCAGTCACCATTGCCGTGCTGCACGGCGGCGTGTACGGCGGCGCCACTGACCTGGCGCTGGCGTGCGACTTCCGGTTCGGCGCCGCCGGCGCCGAGATGTCCGTCCCGGCCGCGCGGCTGGGCCTGCTGTTCTACCGCGGCGGCCTGGAGCGCTATGTCACGCGGCTGGGCCTGGCCACGGCCAAGCGCATCCTGCTGATGGCCGACAAGTTCGATGCGGCGGCGATGCTGGCTTGCGGGTACCTGGACCGGCTGGAGGACAGCCAGCAGGCGCTGCATGCGCTTGCGGCCCAGGCGAGCGAAAACCTGGTCGGTATGGCACCGCTGGCGCTGCTTGGCATGAAGAAACACCTGAACCGCATCGCGCGTGGCGAACTCGATACCGCTGAGCTGGCACAAGATATCGCTGTGGCCGATGCTTCCGACGACCTGCGCGAAGGCGCACTGGCATGGCGGGATAAGCGTGTTGCGCGCTTCGCCGGCCGTTGA